In Micromonospora sp. WMMA1363, a genomic segment contains:
- a CDS encoding CapA family protein → MGDVTLLLGGDVMTGRGVDAILSRPAPPDLREPAVRDAREYVALAEGAGGPVPRPAPPSWPWGDALDLLAAAAPDVRIVNLETAVTGRGTHDPAKTIHYRMHPANVTTLTAARLDVCTLANNHCLDFGPVGLADTRDTLAGAGLAIAGAGPDATVAWRPAVVPLVDRRLLVWSVAAPSAGVPPHWAATADRPGVAYLPAVCTASADALAARIAAVAGPGDRIVVSVHWGTNWGYDVPAEHVAFAHRLVDAGVDLVHGHSSHHPRPMEVYRDRLVLYGCGDLVDDYEGIGGHEEYRPELRLLWLPTLDRATGRLRGLRAAPVRMRRLRLERAGPADARWLADRLALLTVDATGLLTLRG, encoded by the coding sequence ATGGGTGACGTGACGCTCCTGCTCGGCGGCGACGTGATGACCGGCCGCGGCGTCGACGCGATCCTGTCCCGGCCGGCCCCGCCGGACCTGCGGGAACCGGCGGTACGCGACGCCCGCGAGTACGTGGCCCTCGCCGAGGGCGCCGGCGGGCCGGTACCGCGTCCGGCGCCGCCGTCGTGGCCGTGGGGTGACGCCCTCGACCTGCTCGCCGCGGCCGCCCCCGACGTGCGGATCGTCAACCTGGAGACGGCGGTGACCGGACGGGGGACGCACGATCCGGCGAAGACCATCCACTACCGGATGCACCCGGCGAACGTGACCACCCTGACCGCCGCCCGGCTCGACGTCTGCACCCTCGCGAACAACCACTGCCTCGACTTCGGTCCGGTCGGTCTCGCCGACACCCGGGACACGCTGGCCGGCGCCGGGTTGGCGATCGCCGGCGCCGGGCCCGACGCGACCGTCGCCTGGCGTCCCGCCGTGGTGCCCCTCGTGGACCGCCGTCTGCTGGTCTGGTCGGTCGCCGCGCCGTCGGCCGGGGTGCCGCCGCACTGGGCGGCGACCGCCGACCGGCCGGGGGTGGCGTACCTGCCGGCGGTCTGCACCGCGTCGGCGGACGCGCTGGCGGCTCGGATCGCCGCCGTGGCCGGGCCGGGAGACCGAATCGTGGTCTCGGTGCACTGGGGCACCAACTGGGGGTACGACGTCCCGGCCGAGCACGTGGCGTTCGCCCACCGCCTCGTTGACGCCGGTGTGGATCTGGTGCACGGCCACTCCTCGCACCATCCGCGCCCGATGGAGGTGTACCGGGACCGGCTGGTCCTGTACGGCTGCGGCGACCTCGTCGACGACTACGAGGGCATCGGCGGGCATGAGGAGTACCGGCCGGAGTTGCGCCTGCTCTGGCTGCCCACCCTCGATCGGGCCACCGGCCGGCTGCGCGGGCTGCGGGCCGCCCCGGTGCGCATGCGCCGGCTGCGACTGGAACGGGCGGGCCCGGCGGACGCCCGCTGGCTCGCCGACCGGCTTGCCCTGCTCACGGTCGACGCCACCGGCCTGCTCACGTTGCGCGGGTAG
- a CDS encoding S-(hydroxymethyl)mycothiol dehydrogenase has protein sequence MSQHVRGVVSRRRGAPVEVTTIVLPDPGPGEAVVAVRSCGVCHTDLHYREGGITDEYPFLLGHEAAGVVERVGAGVDSVAPGDFVVLNWRAVCGVCRACRRGRPWYCFATHNAASRMTLTDGTDLTPALGIGAFAEKTLVHAGQCTKVDPAARPAAVGLLGCGVMAGLGAAMNTGGVTRGDSVAVIGCGGVGDAAVAGAVLAGATTIVAVDTDARKLDWARRFGATHTVDASSEDVVEAIRSVTGGFGADVVIDAVGRPETWKQAFYARDLAGTVVLVGVPTPEMAVDVPLLDVFGRGGALRSSWYGDCLPSRDFPLLTQLYLQGRLDLDAFVTEEIALDRVEDAFARMRRGDVLRSVVVC, from the coding sequence GTGAGCCAGCACGTCCGGGGAGTCGTCTCCCGCCGCAGGGGCGCACCGGTCGAGGTCACCACGATCGTGCTGCCGGACCCGGGGCCGGGCGAGGCGGTGGTGGCTGTCCGGTCGTGTGGGGTCTGCCACACCGACCTGCACTACCGCGAGGGCGGTATCACCGACGAGTATCCGTTCCTGCTCGGGCACGAGGCCGCTGGCGTCGTCGAGCGGGTCGGCGCGGGGGTCGACTCCGTCGCCCCCGGCGACTTCGTGGTGCTCAACTGGCGGGCCGTCTGCGGCGTATGCCGGGCCTGCCGGCGTGGCCGCCCCTGGTACTGCTTCGCCACCCACAACGCGGCCAGCAGGATGACCCTCACCGACGGCACCGACCTCACGCCGGCCCTGGGCATCGGCGCCTTCGCCGAGAAGACCCTGGTCCACGCCGGACAGTGCACCAAAGTCGACCCGGCTGCCCGACCGGCCGCGGTGGGTCTGCTCGGCTGCGGCGTCATGGCGGGCCTCGGTGCGGCGATGAACACCGGCGGGGTCACCCGGGGCGACTCCGTGGCGGTCATCGGTTGCGGTGGGGTCGGGGACGCGGCGGTGGCCGGCGCGGTCCTGGCCGGTGCGACGACGATCGTCGCCGTGGACACCGACGCCCGCAAGCTCGACTGGGCCCGCCGGTTCGGCGCCACCCACACCGTCGACGCGTCGTCGGAGGACGTCGTCGAGGCGATCCGGTCCGTCACGGGTGGGTTCGGCGCCGACGTGGTCATCGACGCGGTCGGCCGGCCGGAGACGTGGAAGCAGGCGTTCTACGCCCGCGACCTCGCGGGCACGGTGGTGCTCGTCGGCGTGCCGACTCCGGAGATGGCCGTGGATGTGCCGCTGCTGGACGTCTTCGGCCGTGGCGGCGCGCTCAGGTCCAGTTGGTACGGCGACTGCCTGCCGAGCCGGGACTTTCCGCTGCTCACCCAGCTTTACCTGCAGGGAAGGCTGGACCTGGACGCGTTCGTCACCGAGGAGATCGCGTTGGACCGGGTCGAGGATGCCTTCGCCCGGATGCGCCGCGGGGATGTGCTCCGTTCGGTGGTGGTCTGCTGA
- a CDS encoding SDR family oxidoreductase, producing MRRFDFTSGTAVVTGAASGIGAALAHELARRGSDLVLLDRDVARLDAVAAAIRAGHPERRIDPYVVDLADDAATTGAAAEIRARHPRIRLLVNNAGVALGGRFDQVTLDEFQWVVDINFRAVVQLTHALLPTLKAEPGSHLVNVSSLFGLIGPPGQAAYSASKFAVRGFTEVLRHELVDDGVGVTSVHPGGIATRIAENARIGSGVSCDEFEENRRTFDRLLSIPPAKAAQVILRGVERRRGRVLIGWSAKLPDLLARVAPASYGRLLAVGVNRAAGGPARRPATDPSGEEV from the coding sequence GTGCGTAGGTTCGACTTCACCAGCGGCACGGCCGTGGTCACCGGAGCCGCCAGCGGGATCGGCGCGGCCCTCGCCCACGAACTGGCCCGCCGCGGCAGCGACCTGGTCCTGCTCGACCGGGACGTCGCGCGCCTCGACGCCGTGGCGGCCGCGATCCGCGCCGGCCATCCGGAGCGGCGGATCGACCCGTACGTCGTCGATCTCGCCGACGACGCCGCCACCACCGGCGCCGCGGCGGAGATCCGCGCCCGGCACCCGCGGATCCGGCTGCTGGTCAACAACGCCGGCGTCGCCCTGGGTGGACGCTTCGACCAGGTGACCCTGGACGAGTTCCAGTGGGTCGTCGACATCAACTTCCGGGCCGTCGTGCAGCTGACCCACGCGCTGCTGCCCACGCTGAAGGCCGAGCCCGGATCCCACCTGGTCAACGTCTCCAGCCTCTTCGGGCTGATCGGCCCACCCGGGCAGGCCGCGTACTCGGCCAGCAAGTTCGCCGTGCGCGGCTTCACCGAGGTGTTGCGCCACGAACTCGTCGACGACGGTGTCGGCGTCACCTCCGTGCACCCCGGCGGGATCGCCACCCGGATCGCCGAGAACGCCCGCATCGGCAGCGGCGTTTCCTGCGACGAGTTCGAGGAGAATCGGCGGACGTTCGACAGGCTCCTGAGCATCCCGCCGGCAAAGGCGGCGCAGGTGATCCTGCGCGGCGTCGAGCGGCGCCGGGGCCGCGTCCTCATCGGCTGGTCGGCGAAGCTGCCGGACCTGCTGGCCCGGGTCGCTCCCGCCTCGTACGGCAGGCTGCTGGCGGTCGGGGTCAACCGGGCGGCCGGCGGCCCGGCCCGCCGGCCGGCGACCGACCCGTCCGGGGAAGAGGTGTGA
- a CDS encoding low temperature requirement protein A produces the protein MTTTRPLRPWYRPMVARQRDQEHRSTTPLELFFDLCFVVAVAQAAANLHHEVSADHVAQAVVSYLMVFFAIWWAWMNFTWFASAYDTDDDVYRITTLVQIGGALILAAGVPRAFTDADFSTITYGYVVMRLGTVTQWTRAAIGDPGHRAAARRYAIGVAAVQIGWLVRLLLPGGWGLAAFLLLAAVDLLVPVIAERPGATPWHPRHIAERYGLFTLIVLGEVVLATSVAVQTGVDAGDEGLDSLGAAGAVIVFALWWLYFDRPVDVPAKLSRTFAWGYGHYLIFASIAAVGAGMAVAIDRERHLAHTGPLTVGYAVSAPVAVFLVTLWLLHVRPRPYGTAPAAFPVTAVLVLLAPLVPGPVYVVATLLFGLAAVTVLARRRAPRTAGA, from the coding sequence GTGACCACGACGCGTCCGCTGCGGCCGTGGTACCGACCGATGGTGGCCCGCCAGCGGGACCAGGAGCACCGCTCGACGACGCCGCTGGAGCTGTTCTTCGACCTGTGCTTCGTGGTCGCGGTGGCCCAGGCGGCGGCGAACCTGCACCACGAGGTCTCCGCCGATCACGTGGCCCAGGCGGTGGTGAGCTACCTGATGGTGTTCTTCGCGATCTGGTGGGCGTGGATGAACTTCACCTGGTTCGCCTCCGCGTACGACACCGACGACGACGTCTACCGGATCACCACGCTGGTGCAGATCGGCGGAGCGTTGATCCTGGCCGCCGGCGTGCCGCGCGCCTTCACCGACGCTGACTTCAGCACGATCACCTACGGGTACGTGGTGATGCGGCTGGGCACGGTCACGCAGTGGACGCGGGCCGCGATCGGCGACCCGGGGCACCGGGCCGCGGCCCGCCGCTACGCGATCGGCGTCGCCGCCGTGCAGATCGGTTGGTTGGTTCGGCTGCTGCTACCCGGCGGTTGGGGGCTGGCCGCCTTCCTGCTGTTGGCCGCGGTCGACCTGCTGGTACCGGTGATCGCCGAACGCCCCGGTGCGACGCCGTGGCACCCCCGGCACATCGCCGAGCGGTACGGGCTGTTCACGCTGATCGTGCTCGGCGAGGTGGTGCTGGCGACCTCGGTCGCGGTGCAGACCGGGGTGGACGCCGGCGACGAGGGGCTCGACAGCCTGGGAGCGGCCGGGGCGGTGATCGTGTTCGCGCTGTGGTGGCTCTACTTCGACCGGCCGGTCGACGTGCCGGCCAAGCTGAGCCGCACCTTCGCCTGGGGGTACGGCCACTACCTGATCTTCGCGTCGATCGCGGCGGTGGGGGCGGGTATGGCGGTGGCGATCGACCGGGAGCGGCACCTCGCGCACACCGGTCCGCTGACCGTCGGCTACGCGGTGTCGGCGCCGGTGGCCGTCTTCCTGGTCACCCTGTGGCTGCTGCACGTGCGGCCACGCCCGTACGGGACGGCGCCGGCGGCGTTCCCGGTCACCGCGGTGCTCGTGCTGCTCGCCCCGCTGGTGCCCGGCCCGGTGTACGTGGTCGCCACCCTGCTGTTCGGCCTGGCCGCGGTCACGGTGCTGGCGCGGCGCCGGGCGCCACGCACCGCCGGCGCCTAG
- a CDS encoding nucleotidyl transferase AbiEii/AbiGii toxin family protein, producing the protein MTTDHLHGFYREVARLALSAAGPHRFVLGGGVAWAAYGLVTRPTEDVDLFADVEGAAAAAAGDVRAVLERAGFAVADADPDSDLPGLFDGFDRDMRDFVVSRDGRRLRLSLARLDRHRSPVVMDLGPVMDVRDLVASKTAALVNRREVRDYIDVAAVLDRHDVAGLLALARQLDPALDPDDVRAVGRYLDRLAESRFVRYGLDAVDVAHVRQRFAGWPR; encoded by the coding sequence GTGACCACCGACCACCTGCACGGGTTCTACCGCGAGGTGGCCCGGCTGGCGCTGTCAGCGGCCGGGCCGCACCGGTTCGTGCTCGGCGGTGGGGTGGCCTGGGCAGCGTACGGGCTGGTGACCCGCCCAACCGAGGACGTCGACCTTTTCGCCGACGTCGAGGGGGCCGCCGCGGCAGCGGCCGGGGATGTCCGGGCGGTACTGGAACGCGCCGGGTTCGCGGTGGCGGACGCGGATCCCGACAGCGACCTGCCCGGGCTGTTCGACGGATTCGACCGGGACATGCGGGACTTCGTGGTCAGCCGGGACGGGCGGCGGCTCCGGCTCAGTCTGGCCCGACTGGACCGGCACCGCAGCCCGGTCGTGATGGATCTCGGCCCGGTGATGGACGTACGGGATCTCGTCGCCAGCAAGACGGCCGCCCTGGTGAACCGACGGGAGGTCCGCGACTACATCGACGTGGCGGCGGTCCTCGACCGGCATGACGTGGCCGGGCTCCTGGCGCTGGCTCGGCAGCTCGACCCGGCCCTCGACCCGGACGACGTCCGCGCGGTCGGGCGCTATCTGGACCGGCTCGCCGAGTCCCGGTTCGTCCGCTACGGGCTGGACGCCGTCGACGTCGCCCACGTCAGGCAACGCTTCGCTGGCTGGCCCCGGTGA
- a CDS encoding alpha/beta fold hydrolase, with protein MERLDRPTLIVWGDRDLILPATHLAAARARLPRARTHLFRGCGHMPQIERAEEFHHMLVDFWSADRVNPGSD; from the coding sequence ATGGAGCGGCTCGACCGGCCCACGCTGATCGTGTGGGGTGACCGCGACCTGATCCTGCCCGCCACTCACCTGGCGGCGGCGCGGGCGCGGCTGCCCCGGGCCCGCACCCACCTGTTCCGCGGCTGCGGGCACATGCCGCAGATCGAGCGGGCGGAGGAGTTCCACCACATGCTGGTCGACTTCTGGTCCGCTGACCGGGTCAACCCGGGCAGCGACTAG
- a CDS encoding NAD(P)/FAD-dependent oxidoreductase, with protein MSTSDHVDVLIVGAGISGVGAACHLRRNCPDKTYTVLEARDAIGGTWDLFRYPGIRSDSDMFTLGYSFKPWTNPKAIADGWSIREYVRDTAREHGVTEHIRFHHRVVRAAWESRTARWTVHAHRADTGADVTLTCSFLHICAGYYRYDEGYTPDFPGVERFTGRIVHPQHWPDDLDHTGKRIVVIGSGATAVTLAPALAEQAAHVTMLQRSPTYIIALPSRDTVADALRRVLPERAAYSAIRWKNVLVTTALFQLSRRLPGVVKRLLRRAARSRLPAGYDVDRHFSPRYDPWDQRLCVVPDGDLFTAISRGRASIVTDTVDTFTETGVRLRSGTELAADVIVTATGLNLLALGDTELTVDGAVVEPARTVAYKGMMLSGVPNFAMTIGYTNASWTLKADLVATYVCRLLTHLDHTGQQIVMPLPPPDGELHPILDLTAGYVLRSVDALPKQGARAPWRLHQNYPRDVLVMRYGRLTDQGVRFSASGTSERSALRA; from the coding sequence ATGTCCACCAGCGACCACGTCGACGTGCTCATCGTCGGTGCCGGCATCTCGGGCGTCGGCGCCGCCTGCCACCTGCGGCGCAACTGTCCGGACAAGACCTACACGGTGCTGGAGGCCCGGGACGCCATCGGCGGCACCTGGGACCTGTTCCGCTACCCGGGCATCCGGTCGGACTCCGACATGTTCACCCTCGGGTACTCGTTCAAGCCGTGGACGAACCCGAAGGCGATCGCCGACGGGTGGTCGATCCGGGAGTACGTCCGCGACACCGCGCGCGAGCACGGCGTCACCGAGCACATCCGTTTCCACCACCGCGTCGTCCGCGCCGCGTGGGAGAGCCGCACCGCCCGGTGGACCGTCCACGCGCACCGGGCGGACACCGGCGCGGACGTCACCCTCACCTGCTCGTTCCTGCACATCTGCGCCGGCTACTACCGCTACGACGAGGGCTACACGCCGGACTTTCCCGGCGTCGAGCGGTTCACCGGGCGGATCGTGCACCCGCAGCACTGGCCGGACGACCTCGACCACACCGGCAAGCGGATCGTCGTGATCGGCAGTGGCGCCACCGCGGTGACGCTGGCGCCCGCGCTGGCCGAGCAGGCCGCCCACGTCACCATGCTCCAGCGCTCACCCACGTACATCATCGCGCTGCCGTCGCGTGACACGGTTGCCGACGCGCTGCGCCGCGTCCTGCCCGAGCGCGCCGCCTACTCGGCCATCCGATGGAAGAACGTCCTGGTCACCACCGCGCTGTTCCAGCTCAGCCGCCGGTTACCCGGCGTCGTGAAGCGGCTGCTGCGCCGGGCCGCGCGGAGCCGGCTGCCGGCCGGATACGACGTCGACCGGCACTTCTCACCCCGCTACGACCCGTGGGACCAGCGGCTGTGTGTGGTGCCCGACGGTGACCTGTTCACCGCGATCTCACGGGGTCGTGCCTCGATCGTCACCGACACCGTCGACACCTTCACCGAGACGGGTGTCCGGCTCCGCTCCGGCACCGAGTTGGCGGCCGACGTGATCGTCACCGCCACCGGGCTCAACCTGCTCGCCCTCGGCGACACCGAACTCACCGTGGACGGCGCGGTCGTCGAACCGGCCCGTACGGTCGCGTACAAGGGCATGATGCTCTCCGGCGTCCCCAACTTCGCGATGACCATCGGCTACACCAACGCCTCCTGGACGTTGAAAGCCGACCTGGTCGCCACGTACGTGTGTCGGCTGCTGACGCACCTGGACCACACCGGTCAGCAGATCGTCATGCCGCTGCCGCCACCCGACGGCGAGTTGCACCCGATCCTCGACCTGACCGCCGGCTACGTGCTGCGCAGCGTCGACGCGCTACCCAAACAGGGGGCGCGGGCGCCGTGGCGACTGCACCAGAACTACCCCAGGGACGTGCTGGTGATGCGCTATGGCCGGCTCACCGACCAGGGTGTCCGGTTCTCCGCGTCCGGCACCTCGGAAAGGAGTGCCCTCCGTGCGTAG
- a CDS encoding geranylgeranyl reductase family protein, which produces MTVWDLAVVGAGPAGLSAAYVAARAGVRTLVVERATHPRYKTCGGGLIGTSLAAVASRIEVPAHDQVDRVTFTRDGRRGFTRRHVGGPLVAMVRREEFDDRLRAAAVSAGAVLRQRVAVRAVEQEPEGVRLRLADGDAVTARTVVGADGSSGVTARYVRVRHRQIDLGLELELPVPPAERDHWRGRVLLDWGPLPGSYAWVFPKGDLLTVGVIAARGAGERTRAYLRSFVARLGLAGVEPVQDSGHLTRCRSEDSPLRRGRVIVAGDAAGLLEPWSREGISYALRSGALAGAAVAADDLTRYERAVTDDLVPSMLAGHRLLDAFTRRPEVFHSLLATPPGWRMFVRFCQGRASFDETLSRVPVRAALALVNRLPTRAVDVLAPASSTTDPSSYHPGS; this is translated from the coding sequence GTGACCGTCTGGGATCTCGCCGTGGTGGGCGCGGGCCCCGCCGGCCTGTCCGCCGCGTACGTCGCCGCCCGTGCGGGCGTCCGAACGCTGGTCGTCGAACGCGCCACGCATCCGCGTTACAAGACCTGCGGGGGCGGCCTGATCGGCACGTCGTTGGCCGCGGTGGCCAGCCGAATCGAGGTGCCCGCACACGACCAGGTGGACCGGGTGACGTTCACCCGGGACGGGCGACGTGGATTCACCCGCCGCCATGTTGGTGGCCCGCTGGTCGCGATGGTCCGCCGGGAGGAGTTTGACGACCGGCTTCGGGCGGCCGCGGTCTCGGCCGGGGCGGTGCTGCGACAGCGGGTCGCGGTCCGCGCCGTCGAGCAGGAGCCCGAAGGGGTACGCCTGCGGCTGGCCGACGGGGACGCGGTGACCGCCCGTACGGTGGTCGGCGCGGACGGGTCCTCGGGGGTGACCGCCCGGTACGTGCGGGTTCGCCATCGGCAGATCGACCTGGGGCTGGAACTGGAGCTGCCGGTGCCGCCGGCGGAGCGGGACCACTGGCGTGGCCGGGTGCTGCTCGACTGGGGCCCGCTGCCCGGCTCGTACGCCTGGGTCTTCCCGAAGGGGGACCTGCTCACCGTCGGGGTGATCGCGGCGCGTGGGGCGGGCGAGCGGACCCGGGCGTACCTGCGGTCCTTCGTCGCCCGGCTGGGGCTGGCCGGCGTCGAGCCGGTCCAGGACTCCGGACACCTCACCCGCTGCCGCAGCGAGGATTCTCCGCTGCGGCGGGGGCGGGTGATCGTGGCGGGTGACGCCGCCGGGCTGCTGGAGCCGTGGAGCCGGGAGGGGATCAGCTACGCCCTGCGCTCGGGTGCCCTCGCCGGTGCGGCCGTGGCCGCCGACGACCTGACCCGTTACGAGCGGGCGGTCACCGACGACCTGGTTCCTTCGATGCTGGCCGGGCACCGTCTCCTGGACGCGTTCACCCGGCGGCCGGAGGTGTTCCACTCGTTGCTGGCGACGCCGCCCGGGTGGCGGATGTTCGTCCGGTTCTGCCAGGGACGGGCCAGCTTCGACGAGACCCTGTCCAGGGTGCCGGTGCGAGCTGCGTTGGCGCTGGTGAACCGGCTGCCCACCCGGGCGGTCGACGTGCTTGCGCCGGCTTCCAGCACCACCGACCCATCGTCATACCACCCAGGATCCTAG
- a CDS encoding MFS transporter → MRDRPSPGPTTNRVGGSPPLRRRRRGPALAVGLLSAFMTLLDISIVYVAIPSIQRALDASPSNVQWVLAGYALTFGLVLVPAGRFGDARGRRTAFVVGITLFTVASAAAGVAPSPAWLVTARLFQGAAAGMINPQVAGLIQELFRDSERARPFGLLGASIGISTTVGPLLGGLLIHLGGPEHGWRWVFFVNVPIGLVAVVLGWRVLPHRARTGADRIRWDPVGVLLLGLGVLFVLLPLVQDHWRNQTKWLLVPAGLLALAAFAGWERWYARDPLFDLRLFGLRSYGLGALIALFYYSTFAAIFFVLALYLQHGLGYSALVTGLAITPFAVGLAAASALGSRLVNRYHRPLVAVGLLTVIAGLLTVALTGDRVPAGVPTPWWTAAPLLLAGLGGGLVHGPNQTLTLAQVPVPRAGSGAGMLQTGQRIGSAAGVAGVGSVFFSTVRTSGGDWSAAFRHSLLLATGILALALVAALVASAGERR, encoded by the coding sequence ATGCGTGACCGTCCGTCCCCGGGCCCGACGACGAACCGGGTCGGCGGCAGCCCACCGCTGCGGCGCCGCCGCCGCGGGCCGGCTCTCGCTGTCGGTCTGCTCTCCGCCTTCATGACCCTGCTCGACATCAGCATCGTCTACGTCGCCATCCCATCGATCCAGCGTGCGCTCGACGCCTCCCCGAGCAACGTGCAGTGGGTACTCGCCGGATACGCGCTGACGTTCGGGCTCGTGCTCGTGCCCGCCGGACGGTTCGGTGACGCACGCGGACGACGTACCGCGTTCGTGGTCGGCATCACACTGTTCACGGTCGCCAGCGCCGCCGCCGGAGTGGCACCCTCCCCCGCCTGGCTGGTCACCGCCCGCCTGTTTCAGGGGGCCGCCGCAGGCATGATCAACCCGCAGGTCGCCGGGCTGATCCAGGAACTGTTCCGGGACTCCGAGCGGGCCCGGCCGTTCGGACTTCTCGGGGCGAGCATCGGCATCTCCACCACCGTCGGTCCACTGCTCGGCGGTCTGCTCATCCACCTCGGCGGCCCCGAACACGGCTGGCGGTGGGTCTTCTTCGTCAACGTGCCGATCGGGCTCGTCGCCGTTGTTCTCGGCTGGCGGGTTCTGCCCCATCGCGCCCGAACCGGCGCCGACCGCATCCGGTGGGACCCGGTCGGCGTGTTGCTGCTCGGGCTCGGCGTGCTGTTCGTCCTGCTGCCCCTGGTGCAAGACCACTGGCGGAACCAGACGAAGTGGCTGCTCGTCCCAGCCGGGTTGCTCGCGCTGGCCGCCTTCGCCGGCTGGGAACGGTGGTACGCCCGGGACCCGCTGTTCGACCTGCGACTGTTCGGCCTGCGCTCGTACGGGCTCGGCGCGCTGATCGCCCTGTTCTACTACAGCACCTTCGCCGCGATCTTCTTCGTCCTCGCCCTGTACCTGCAGCACGGCCTGGGCTACAGCGCGCTCGTCACCGGCCTGGCGATCACGCCGTTCGCGGTCGGCCTCGCCGCCGCGTCGGCGCTCGGCAGTCGACTCGTCAACCGCTACCACCGGCCCCTGGTGGCGGTCGGCCTGCTCACCGTCATCGCCGGCCTGCTCACCGTCGCCCTGACGGGCGATCGGGTTCCCGCCGGAGTGCCCACCCCGTGGTGGACGGCCGCGCCGCTCCTGCTGGCCGGGCTCGGCGGCGGCCTGGTACACGGGCCGAACCAGACCCTCACCCTGGCCCAGGTGCCGGTGCCCCGGGCCGGCAGCGGCGCGGGGATGCTCCAGACCGGGCAACGCATCGGCTCCGCCGCCGGCGTCGCCGGCGTCGGATCCGTCTTCTTCTCCACGGTCCGGACGAGCGGCGGCGACTGGTCGGCCGCGTTCCGCCACTCCCTGCTGCTGGCCACCGGCATCCTCGCCCTCGCGCTGGTCGCGGCGCTGGTCGCCAGCGCCGGCGAGCGCCGCTGA
- a CDS encoding alpha/beta fold hydrolase: MTAPRRHRHVTVAGRRVCHRVDGDGPPVLLLHGIGRSMRDFDDLHERLASRYRVHSVDLPGYGGSLPMTAPYTLPELGAFAGRYLDEVGVDRPVHLVGNSLGGAVAMQFAVTEPARTASLGLITPAGFGREVTILLRLLALRPFGRLLLRPSRWSVRHAERTLFHDPAFATAERIAYALEVARQPHAARVMLETARNLGTFRGSTSSGGRNCWPGWSGSTGPR; this comes from the coding sequence GTGACCGCCCCGCGGCGGCACCGGCACGTCACCGTCGCCGGGCGGCGGGTCTGCCACCGGGTGGACGGCGACGGCCCGCCCGTGCTCCTGCTGCACGGCATCGGGCGGAGTATGCGCGACTTCGACGACCTGCACGAGCGGCTCGCGTCGCGGTACCGGGTGCACAGCGTCGACCTGCCCGGGTACGGCGGATCACTGCCGATGACCGCCCCCTACACGCTGCCCGAGCTGGGCGCGTTCGCCGGCCGATACCTGGATGAGGTCGGCGTGGACCGGCCGGTGCACCTGGTGGGAAACTCCCTCGGCGGGGCGGTGGCCATGCAGTTCGCGGTCACCGAACCGGCCCGCACCGCCAGCCTGGGCCTGATCACACCCGCCGGCTTCGGCCGGGAGGTGACGATTCTGCTGCGGCTGCTCGCCCTGCGGCCGTTCGGGCGGCTGCTGCTGCGGCCCAGCCGGTGGTCCGTCCGCCATGCCGAGCGCACCCTGTTCCACGACCCGGCGTTCGCCACCGCCGAGCGGATCGCGTACGCGCTGGAGGTGGCCCGCCAGCCGCACGCCGCGCGGGTGATGCTGGAGACCGCCCGCAACCTCGGCACCTTCCGGGGGTCCACGAGCAGTGGCGGGAGGAACTGCTGGCCCGGATGGAGCGGCTCGACCGGCCCACGCTGA